A window of Syntrophaceae bacterium genomic DNA:
CCTTTTTCGCGTGGCCGGAGGGCCTCCGGCGGTAGACGCATGGCTCAAGGGCATCGGTATCAAGGACATCCGACCCGCCCGTTACATCCGGCAGCTTCTGCGGGATGTCCTGTCGATCCCCGAGCCGACCTCGCCGTCGATGTCTCTGGCGGATCAGTTCCGGAAGATGCCGCCCAGGCAGGCGTCGGAGCGCCGGGCGAAGGCGATCCGGGCAAACCCCGGATACGACGCCGACCCCCGGGACCAGGCAACCCCGAACGGGATGCTCGCGCTCCTTGCCATGATCCGGCAGGCCGACGGGGAGCGCGAGACGGTGCGTGCCGTGCTGGTCCCCATGATGGAAAGGACCGTGACCGGGCCGAAGCGGATCCGGGGCAGGCTTCCCTCGGGGACGATCGTGGGCAACAAGACGGGGACACTGGCCGGCACGGCAAACGATATGGGGTACATCACCCTCCCGGGAGGGAAAGGCTGTGTGGCCCTTGTGGTCTTCGTGAAGGGCTCCGAAGCGCCCCCCGAGGTGCGGGAGACGGCGATCGCCGACGTCGCGCGCCTCGTGTACGATTACTTCTTGCTTTCGACCCCGGGGCATCAGGACTGAATCGCAGACATGGGAGGGGAGGGCACGGCTGTGGCAGCACGTCGGGGTTGCAGCGGGGACTCGACCGTTGTAAGGAATGGAAAAGCCGCCTGAGGGGACTCGTTTGGGGCCTTTCAACCCGGTGCCGAGTCAGGGGAGGTGAGAGATGCAGCAGAGGAAGTTCCTCGT
This region includes:
- the bla gene encoding class A beta-lactamase, producing MRRKRILFLSLSIWAVFAAWPAWADEAAGIAPGAVAGEIGRIEKAARATLGVSAVHLDTGRRVEYRADEFFPMASTVKVPLAARILDMADKGRVSLATEIPVRQPEMVPEGPLGDIRWRPGLSYPIEELLEAMITRSDNTSADVLFRVAGGPPAVDAWLKGIGIKDIRPARYIRQLLRDVLSIPEPTSPSMSLADQFRKMPPRQASERRAKAIRANPGYDADPRDQATPNGMLALLAMIRQADGERETVRAVLVPMMERTVTGPKRIRGRLPSGTIVGNKTGTLAGTANDMGYITLPGGKGCVALVVFVKGSEAPPEVRETAIADVARLVYDYFLLSTPGHQD